One Phyllopteryx taeniolatus isolate TA_2022b chromosome 3, UOR_Ptae_1.2, whole genome shotgun sequence genomic window, aggctgCTATATAAAGCGTGTAAAAGAGGATACAAAGAGAATGGATGACTTCATGACGGGATCAGGATTaagattatttgtattattagacTCCTTTTTGTGACTCCTGCTTTTGTAAAACTCCACGTAGCCCCGTATATACTATCTTACACTCctattaaaaaatgattttacgaaaaggattaaggattttttttaagttgttttcaaattgttttcttcaCTTACAACAATGTCAATAATTGCAATCATACGCAATTTCTATGCCATTTTACGATGTAATAATGTAATGCAatcattacatttgtattaaacTGGAGAATATTGTATTGAatacagtagaaaaaaatacatccgtACGGTGCGTGGGACCCCAAATCTACACGCACAATAATTAGTACGAACAATTGTtagttgtaataataataataatatcatcattttatttataactCATTTTACACGTGAAGCAAATCTCAGTAAGACTAATTGAAGTATACAAGTGTGAATATGGAAGTTTGATTAACTGACGTGTAAACGTGTAAAACGagaagcaataataataatattaataatgagCATGAGTGTTCTTAATACCGTCAGCGGCCAATGTTATTGTTTCAAAAGAGACgatatttttgttctttcattAATGTCAGTGCTTATAAAAACAGGTTGTTGTCGTAATGAGGTCGAAATTGCAGTGacgtattttttttgccttaacaTGTAAAAAAGCGTCTTGAGAAACACTTTAAAGGTGTTATTTATATTatcttagttttttatttttttggatgaaTATTATTAACCACGGAGAGAAATTTTCAGTTGCTTCGGCGTACAAGAACTGATTTATTTCCCCCTTCTGCGAGCattgtgcatttattttattttttttttgctccgaGGTACGAGGTATAAATATGACCTGATGCGTTGTATGTCACCCAGAGTCCGGCCATGGAGGAGTCGAGCTCGCACCACAAGGCGCAGCTGTGGGACGGCGACGCCAAGGCGGTGCAACAGTGTCTGACGGACATCTTCACCAGCGTCTACACCACCTGCGACGTGCCCGAGAGCGCCATCTTCGGGCCGTGCGTGCTCAGCCACACGTCCATGTACGACAGCATCGCCTTCATCGCGCTCAAGGCCACCGACAAGCGCACCGCACCCTACATATTCCGGGTAAAAGCACGACTCCACATTCCCCACCCACCCTTATTATAtagatattttgatatttcctCAGCGATGATATCATGATGCAGTGACAAGTaatagattgtgtgtgtgtggggggggggataaaataAAAGTCAGGATTTGTAAATCTCGTCTCACGATATTTGGATATTTTGCCAACATTGCTATCATGGTACTGCAATAATCTCATaacaggaaggaaaaaaaatcaataatatacAATACGATGGAACTGAAAGGAAGGaacatttcaatttaaataattcaataataGATGAGAAAATCACAGTATAACTCGTgatattgcaatattttgaagggaaaaaaagacattaaatgCACATCATGATATTGATGAAATTTAACTTCTAGAAACTTTTGCAATAGTAATGCCATATTTTGCCAACGATATCACGATACAGcgatacacattttttttggggggggggggagacatcAAAGGCatattgtgatatatatattaaacattttttttttacaacaaacaacaacagcaaaaaaacgtGAATGCAAAAATTGTGTAGTATCTGTGAACACAAAACACGATATAAAAGTCagcatcaaaatctgatgttgGTCACGACTGTGGAGTTGTCAGAAACTGAAATGGACCACAAAGAACAAAATCCGCTTTCAATGTGAATTAgcaatttgaacacaaataggaATCTAatctgtttcatttttttaaatgactactGTATTAATTATAATATTGTCTGGAGTCTGTGGACCATTCCATTAACCCACCAAGATCACCTTGAAATGTGGTCTCAATTCAGATCGATTAACTTGTGCAATGTGCACACAAAGTGTTCCACATTGATTTGATTGAATTTTGACAAATCAGAACCAAAAGTAGATCACAGATATCTTTTTCAAAAatctcttttttaaattttgaattttgCAAAATCTcttccgcgaccctagtgaggagaagcggtaaaagaaaatggatgggtggatgggtggatggatggatggatggatgaaaaatctccttttgaaattgacaaaatgtgaaagcaaaaataattaaatcattTTTATCTTTAACCCACTTTTGTTTTAGTATCTGCTATTGtcacacgcaaaaaaacaatttcttttaaaGCCTACCGTTTTAGTTTACTCTAAATGTAATCTCTATATTTTGTAGTTTGAgttcaaatagaaaaaaactttGCTGAAAATTAGATGTTTTCTtttctatatatacatatatatttaaatgcatcaaaatgatttaaaaatgccGATCCTTTCCTAAAATGTCAACATGTATGTTTgagcatttgtttttaaaaatgtgtttaaaaaaaaaaaacttgtaatgATTTGTAATTGAAGCTGGCTGTCGTAATAGTGAATGATGACTCTTACCGTATATTCAATAAGAAAAGCTTTATTTTTCATAGAGCAGCTGTTTTACCTTACATTTTGTGCTCAAAAACAGAATCGTATTTAGTAAATGGATTCTAAAttcaaattttataaaattgtgTAGTaatttctcaaaatgttttcaaattgacatttaaaaaaaaaaaaatttaagcgtATTTTTCAGCATTTTGACGTGTCTGaagatgtaaaataaaaataataattaaagcctAGTGTGTAACAATACAGTGGACCTCTGTTATTCACGACCACAAATAACGAAAATCCATGCGTAATTGAGGCTCCCTTATAATTGCCATGATCATtttttttcgagaaaaaaacCCAAGAACAAGCAGGGGATAGGGTCAGAAAAATGCAAGAAAGTAGGGGTTTCTGCAAATAGGCAGGGGATCGGGAAGCGCGAATAACAtggattggttaaaaaaaaaatctacaaaaagGTGACTTTGCAAATGCCGAACTGCGAATATGCAGGCGTCCATTGTAGTGAATGGGGACTGTTACTAATGATAACGTGTATTTGATGCCTTTGACAGGTGGACACATCCGCGGCCAACAGCACGTCGGAGGGCCTGACGTGGCTTCGTCTGGTGCAGTCGGCCCGCGACAAGGACGAGCAGAACCTGGAGGCGTACGTGAAGAACGGCCAACTCTTCTACCGCTCGCTTAGGCGCATCGAGAAGGACGAGGAGCTGCTGGTGTGGTACGGGAAGGACCTGGTGGAACTGCTGCTGCTCACTGCCGCCAGGGTGTCGGCTAAGAGCAAAGGTGACTCTCAGGTTTACGGTAGCTTCAGTATGCGGGGAGGTTGCTgctacagtatgttttggagGTCTTCTCTTGTAAAAGAAGAGTTTCTCGTGTTTGTGGTCACCACATTACATTAGTGAGGTTGCTACGACACATCTGGAAGGTCGTAATTTTGTATCTAGGCTTTGTGGTCACCAGTTTGTAGTGTTTATACATTTGGGAGGTCTTCTCACAAAAGAGCTTGATCTAGAGTTTCTAGTTTTTGTCGTCACCAGTTCCAAGGGTTTGTGGCagctacagtactgtatgttgagGAGGTATTCAATgacaaaagatcattttaatctAGTTTCTAGTGTTTGCAATCACGACAGTAGATATGGGGGGATGGATGGGGGGGGTCTTctcttgcaaaaaacaaaagttgaagCGAGAGTTTTGTTGCAAGCAAATCTGAAGATAAATGACTAGTTTGGTCTGTGAAAGTATGACGTATCATTAGAAATTAATGTTTGTGTCTTTCTCCCAAAAAAGGTTCATCCCACCACTCGTGCCCGGACTGCAGTCAGAGGTTCCAGTTCGAGTTCCCGTTCTTGGCGCACCTCCGCTTCCGCTGCACCAAAAGACTGCAGAGCCTGACGGGGGCAGACGAGGAGCCCAGCAGGGAGCGCAGCCCGGACCGTCCCAACGCAACGCCCACCAGGAGCAGCCCCAAGCACGGCCGCTCTGAGGGCGACGGAAGCAAACCCTCCACGGACTTTCACAACCTGGCTCGGGACATGGAAAACAACCGGACCGGAAGCCCCCTGCGCGACAGAGAGGCAGAGGTGTGCAGCGAGAGCTCGGGGAAGAGGAAGTTCTCCGCGGTGGAGGACCGGGAGTGCCGACGACCCGGCCTGCCGCAGTCCAAGTCCAAGGAGGAGCTGGCGACGTCGGCGCAGAACTACCGGGGAGTGTACGGCTTAGAGGAGAATCACCGGTCACTTTCCTCTTCCAGTTCCTCGGAGACCAAGTGCAGCGCCTTCACCGAAGTCAAGAAGTCGGTTCAGACTCTCAAGAACCACGGCGGCAGCAAAAGCCCGTCGGCCGCCAACTCTGAGAACAAAGACCGTCCCAGCAGCAGCCCCTCGGAGAAGCACCTGAACATCCGGCAGGTTCTGTCAGAGACGCAGCCGCCCCAAACCCCACCCATGGGGAGCGCCTTCACCTCGGTGAGCCAGGGAGGCAGCGGCAGCGAGAGGAAGAGCGCCTTCAGTCAACCGGCTCGATCCACCTACTCCCAGATCTCCCCGCTGGTGTTGCCGCCCAAGCTGCTGGACTGCCACCCTGCGGTGGGCGACACCATCTCATCCAGTCGTCTCTACCAGGCCGACCACCTGGCCGCCAAGCTGCAGGGCGCCGAGCTGGGCGCTAACTGCCCTGTGCCGGGCGGCGTTGCCAAGCAGAGCCCCTTTGTATACGCTGCCGCCGCCGCAGCTGCCACTTTCTGGCCCAAGAACTCAGGCGCCGTCCAGTTGCAGATGCCCTCGGCGCTCACACTCCTGCCGCCCTCCTTCACGTCTCTGTGCCTGCCGGCGCAGAACTGGTGCGCCAAGTGCAACGCCTCATTCCGCATGACTTCGGACCTGGTGTACCACATGCGCTCGCACCACAAGAAGGAGTACGCCATGGAGCCCCTGGTCAAGCGGCGGCGCGAGGAGAAGCTCAAATGTCCCATCTGTAACGAGTCCTTCCGAGAGCGCCACCACCTGTCACGTCACATGACCTCGCACAATTGACTTGAGGCCCCTGGACCTGGCGCTGGGGGACCTGTCAGGAATTAGGTGGATTAAGGGGGCCCTGCCGCTTCAGTGCCGCAAAATAACTAAAATCTTTAAGGGCCCCTGTCAGTCATGTGGTCTTTGAGTAGGGGTTCTCAAACTATTTGGGTACTTTGGAgattttttgatttgatttcgaaAAAATACAccctaagtgtgtgtgtatgtacatccAGCAAATACTCTTTGTAAGCTTCTCttactaacaacccaggctaaacctaGCTCCTACCAGACATACAAGGCTTATCtatcaattgaaatgtattacttcaacatacttctttgGAGCAATTACCGtgctacttttttttacatagaCAGGTCTTCAGTTCcatattgtggcatcttgggttgtttcagaaagagcaaaaaaataaataaatagtgacTAGGTGAATGCGGAAATAGCGAACCACGACAAGGCAGGTGCGTAttctaccattcatgttttgaaTATTTCAACCTAAATATTCGTGAATGGAACTGAATGAAATGTGATATTTATCCATCGTTGCAAGCTGAATGCACTGCTTACACTTACAACGTGGCTGCAAACAGAGAGGGTGTAGTTTataaaagcacagtcagtgttgccaacttcgCCATTTGGTCACTATATTTAGCCACTTAGCTTAGcgacaatttttcaaaaaagcgacTACGTTCTAAAAAccaggcttaaaaaaaacaagagaaaaaaaaatcatcaaatgtGGAATTCAGTATATTATTTACTTTAAGCAAAAATATTGCAGAAAAATGTTACCTTGCAAAATTTCCTAAAACAAGTAAACATAGCTAGCCCACTGATATCCTAAAGCTAGTGTGTTTATATGACTTAGCCCTACAGAATTATGGTACTACGTACCTGAGGCTTTTTCACGTTGTAAGTGGCCCTCGCTTTGGGGACTGACTTTTATATGTTTCAAATTTTTGCTCTTTCGGACAAGTTCACCCGTAAAGgaccaaaatgaccctaaaacgGCCACTTGAAAGGGAAATGGCAGACTTGCTGTGTCTTTTCAGtaatggcttcttgagacttttcggtgggtctactcatgcgACACGCCTACAAAAGTTCATGTTACTAAGTCAAACTGGCTTCTGTGGCTGAATTTTGGAAGACTCTCTCGGGGGAGTTTGTATTTGAAGGACCCTTGGAAAcgatgtggagaaaaaaaatggcagactttctgtCTCTTTGCAATCATGGCTTGCGGAGACTACGGGTCGACTCATTGTAGACATGctgaccaaatttcatgttgactTTTCAAAAACTCCCTTGGAGCATTTGTCTTAGAAGTAACCCTGAAACAGTCAAAATGAGCCTCAAGTGGCTACTTtgaagcaaaatggcagacttcctgtgtctatTCAGTCATGGCTTCTTGCGACTTTTTTGTTGGGTCTACTCATGTctaacaaatttcatgttgctaaataaAGCTGGCATTGAGGGCTTAATTTTCAAAAACGTTGGAATTTGATACATtttatgtcggggaggagccaAGTTTAGCTTGGGTCGTTAGCAGAAGCCATTGCGGAGaatcaaaagtttgagaaccaatCTCTTAGAATCATCATCACTGACTTCGCCACCCCCCCTTGTGGTGCCCCcgtccccccctcccctttgcACTCCTTTTCTGGAAGGTTTCTTtttgtgtccaaaaaacaaatgtcacgTTTGAAATGAATCTATTTATGAAGCACTTACCCCGTCTCAGAAGGGAAGATGGAAATATGTGTAAATGTACAGTGAGTTGTATTTTATATCCTACATGAATATAGACAcaatgtgtgtgagtgagtgcatGCACTACTACGGGAAACCATATCCACTCCACATGCAGACCATGTGTAAATACAAAGGGTTCTGATTTGAAATACAAAGTGTGACCATGGtattgctaataataataatattttgtgtctgtgtgtgtgtgtgtgtggaggggggggggggggggggggggggtaggtgTTTTCCGTTTGGGGGGAAATTTTACTACGTACGACAGTTGATCTAATCATGTTGAATGCATTGACAATAAAAATAGCTTTATTTTCAAACGGCACCCTGCTCTTTTGTCCTCTTATTATACATCAATgtatgtttatttctttacatttttcataatcTAAAGGAATACAGACACGGTTTAAccgtttatttatttcttttttttactcattacaCATTATAATTTTCATTGAAAACAATTGaattcaatatatttaatgagtaAAAATCAGTGAGTGGTTGTTGCCTGTAGATGCAGAATTATAGCTAATTATACTTTACGTCTGCAGGCAGGcctaattaaaacattttacatttgattttaattgtTCATTATGTGTAATTAGATGTAATTAGACAGCTACAGGCTGTAAAAAGGGTTTTGAgaaatgtatttcataaaaaaggattgagtttaaaaataaatgggtaAAATATGGTTTTTATTAATAAGTATGATAATTTGGTGCAGTTATACATGTACAAGATGCTACAACTATTTTGagattttgattatttaatcTTTGagaatattaaatacaataatatttcAGAATAATTATACATCTACTACAAGCTGCAACAGTGTactgatttttatttcttaCAAAATATAACCTGTAGacataaagatgaaaaaaatattcatttaaaaacacacttgaaaacATTAAATGCGATTATAATTATGAAGTAATACAAGTAGGCTGCAACAAACATTTActgaatgtatttattacaaaatcattaaataataataatagaaatacatAAGAAATAGTATAACTATTAAATGCAATCCGGTATACAGTAATTGCAATTAATTACCTACAGGTTGCAACAACCAACATAGGTTTGTacttaatacaaaatatataattaaatatgtcaaaaaaacaaaaatattattacatGTGATTATAGGTATAATTaaacagattattattaattaagcaattttttttctcgagACTTATCTAATTAAATATACGATACGTCGAGGCATAATCTACAAAGCACATAAGTGCGTTTTTATCacatgcaaatacagtaatttatcATGAAACGTttctaataaaaaataactgcGAGTGAAACATGTCCTTATTATACTATTAAGTATGTTTATTATGTTATGTATTTGTAAAAATTGCTAAATGCCTCTTGCACAGTTTAATGCCACAAACCCTTTTGAATGCAATACAATCCAATCTGACGCTTGGGatataattattgttttttttttactttatcaaGAAAGCAAGGTGGCATCCTGTAATTGTGATGAACGATGATACCATAAACACACCACGGCGTCAAGACacggaaagaaaaagaagccattttcatatgcagcatttgaaaaacaaagagGGTCGACGTACCTGTGTGTGACGAGCTCAGCACAGGAGGGAGAAATTTGGAAAAACAGATCAACAGCACCACCAAGTGGTAGAAAAAGGAAGTGCCGCCCAAGAGCTGTAagaagtcaaatgaaaaatgtaaaacacataAATATCTACTTTAAATATACACTACCCATATAAAGTCCAACTGTTGAATAAATCAGTACTTTTAGAATTTTTAAATGGGTTTTCACAGTATATTTGCTGACTGcgatgccctcgcatgtgggaaaggagaggcACAGTTGCCGATATacttttcagccgtttattgaatgctgggAGATGAGGAATGCAGACTAAGTACACTCAAGCAGGAGTTGCTGTAGCCCACAGCTCACACCCGGACAATCACACGTAGACTCGCTGGCGTAAAATGCCATCTCACCAGGCCCATCCTCTTAAAGGCATATGCATGTaaacagacactacaatactgTACGTATTTCCTATACCAGTGATTCGGAACTGGTCGTGGGTtcaaacagtgtttaaaaaaatataatatattgtgtttgtgttttcataggctctttttaaacaaacaaacaaaaaaacatctttattgtTATTAACGTCTATAAAAGCTGGTTGCGACCttgcaaaaatagaaaaatgtggGTCGTAAGATGAcagcagttgagaaccactgtgctATACTCTACATTTGTTGATTACAATTTGTATTCTGCATTCAAAGATGTTTACCATGTGTTTAATACTTctccactcactcactcaaacacactcatacacacacacacactgtgtgtgtgtgtgtatgtgtgtgtgtaaatttgtttaaaatgtgtgggaGGAATaaaactatatactgtatgaacaaGGATTGCTATGGTGTTTTgaatatcgcagattttcagcTCCAGTGAACTCCCGCTATTTGCGCGGGATAGGGGAGTGTTTATACCAGGGGTCACCAATGTGGTGTCAAGTAGCCCCCAACCGCCACATGATTAGCCCATGGGCCTGTTCTCAAAATAGCTCGCCAgggatgggacattgtgattttcgagcaatgttgtagaagtgatcatttgaaaatgtaaacatgagcaGAGATTTAGAGAAACAAAGTGTTTCCTTAATATTGTGAGAAATGATTAACaagatcagtgtcttcacataaattaacataacatattaaatgtaatttgaacACATTCGTTATTTCAGatgtgtgtatcaaactggtagcctcTCACATTAATCGGTACAGTACCCAaagttggtgacccctggtttATAATGTACTGCAAATGCCTATAGCTGCCGGATGCACAATGgagtatttttgtttaaatgaagttcctcaactcacttcaaatagTTTCCTTGGCATCAAGGTGCCACCAGATTGCAACATAGCAATACAGTAAACCCCTACTATCTTGCGGTTCACCGATTGCACTCCCGCTGGGTTATTACAGTAGTTactgtcctgttctatcttgtcaggcctgtccttccctcacaggttGTAGcgctacagccccatgcaacactcatatttaatgtttcattgttgtcgataatgtaatgattcacttctctcatcctgtttacaattagtgctctgtcttttgtctttgtttctctctctcccttctagaaactttgtcgTGTTCGACtaatcaagtctgattctcaataaacctcaattataatactaagaaaccaaagcggaagcttaaaaactccactgtgacacagtaaaactgttccggcataaaagggatacagattttccattctgcttgacctaacagccgaacaggacaaaaaaaaaaaaaaagaagaaaaattaaaattactatttttttataccatttgtataatattttgtgttatccattgttcttgctctctctcaatatattatatatgtttgaatgggtttgtattgttttaaaggtGTGTTTAAAgatcttaaaaaaaagtttgaagtgCTGTTAATGCTGTTAATGCCACCTTTGGCAGTCGCGAGCGACACACCTGGGGGAAGGAGATAAGAGGCCAGTGGAGAAGATATGAGGCCTGGCCGTGGCGGTCACGGAGTGATGAATTACTGCAGTGGTGCGCACGTCGCTGCGGTTGCATCTCATTTCACATCAACACGTGCCAagcagcacacacacgcacacactcccaAACTTAAGCACActaacacacatccacacacacacacacacacacacacactcctgcaCACGGTTTTTAGTGACCTCATaccactgacacacacactcttCAACACACTCgaaaccacacacacagaattaCACACACGCTTATGCACCAGTGATATTTAGTGACCTCATGCTTCCTCGCTTGTGTCATGGTGCCCCTCCCCGCCAACACGAGGAGGACACTTTATATGTGTGCTAAGCTGGCACTTCCATTTGGCCCCCGGCCCTGGTGGTCACACGACATTTTTACCCGCATTTTGCTGACAGGGCCCAGCGGCTCCAATCCAGCAGGTAGCCAggccccaaaacacactgctatCATGTTATGCTACGATGTCACACTGGTGTCACAGGATGAAGTCATGCCGTCAGACAATGATGTCATAGTATGATGTCACATGTTTGTGAGGTCATGATGTGATGTCATGATGTCTATTTGGTATGAAACTTGATCTGTTAGTAATATAAAAATTTgttctgttttggttttttcGTTTCTGACACTTTTAGGTCATTAAACATGCATTGGGTCATAAAGTTCAGGTGTtcaagtaggcttttcctgacctcAGGGTTTTGTGCTGTTGTACTGTTCAGAATCCCCCATTTaatgttttccccatttttttcaattattcatacaggttataggccacattaatagtggaaatgtttttatatcacaaaaacctggcatttgaataggggtATGTAGACTATAGCCACTGTTTTTGGCTCAATAACGAGATGAAAACAACGTTTATtagaatttgttgttgtttgtgacaCTGTTGGATAAACTTAACATGCTCTggttcaaattgacccattcaaaaaattatataGTTAATTTTTTGGTTTGAAATTTTATGTAATAATGAGATTTAAAccttatttgtttgtattttctttcccaTTTCAGACACTTTTGAATCAAAACACGCTCTGGGTCAAATTGGcccattttaagaaaaaaaaaaaaaaaagttaaatgtaatttttggtGTATTACACTGCCACATTTGTTGcgattttcttttgtttcagtcatttttgaataaacaaACTACACCCCGGATAAAATTGACCCAATTTCAGTTGAAAGTTAAAAGTAATTTTTGGGGGAGTGAAACCTATTCTGCTTGGGTTAATAATTATGtaataaacaatgtttatttggattttttttgtttttgtttctgacaATTTTGgattattaaacaaaaacttTACAGTAGTTTTACAGTATAGAACTTCTGCTGCGTTTACAGTAATAGTGAGAGATCAACAATTATTGGTTTTAATGGGATATTTCTCCCTTTTGCTTTAAATAAACGACGTCTTCTTTCTCTGAAGTAAAAATAGACGGGCCGTGTTCTATTTTTAGATGCTGAACTGTAGCTCAGATGTAGCCATCATGCCCGAGTGGCGTGAATGCTACCTGTCTTCGCTGCACTTCCTGCTCCGGAATTCCCAGCGCGTGGGAGATTTATGTCACAGCTGTTTCCTCCAAGCCCGGCAGAACTCGACAACCTTCAGACAAGGACGTTTTTATAATTAAGACAGAGCAGGAGAAGAGGTGTGCTAACTGGGAGAAATAGCAAAGCACATGCAGAGAAATATCTTTTGAGCCTAGCTACTGCAAGATTCTTCAATAGGatactcaaaataaaaaagctccCTTGGGAGGATTATTCCGCAAAATCAATAGGGTTCCCGTTCATGTGATAGAACAATATTCCCCAAGAGTTCTCAAAAATCACTCGGTCTCCCTTCGTGTGAGAAGACAATATTTTCCAAGAGGTCTTCCATTTTGATGTGATAGAACAATATTCCCTTTGAGTTCTTGACAATCAATAGGATTCTTGTTCAAGTGATTGTACAATATTCCGTAAGAGTTCTTCAAAATCATTAGAGTACTTGTTCAAGTGATTTGACAATATTCCCAAAGAGTTCTTGAAAATTGTCATCTTGCTCATGCGATCGAATAATATTCCTGAagagtttttttaaacataaatagggttcttgttcatgTGACGTAACAATATCAATAGGATTCTTTTCACATGATAGAGCAACATTCCcagtttttcaaaatcaagTGTTCTTGGTCAGGTGATTGAACAAAATTCtccaaagagttttttttttttttttggtttggtttggtttgatTTATTCAATTAGCTTTCAGTCagttacaaaataatttcagaaaaccaacaaAGGATGGACCCAACTGAAAAGGTGTAGGGGGAAGCCATGGCTTATTTAGCCTATGCCGagcttttacaaaaacaaaaacatagttcggcaaaaaaaacacaaaacacaaaaactaatTTCAACATCTCACAGAGTgaaattacataaaataaacaGACTTATTTTAAATAAACGAACAACAAGAGTTGCACAAGTTTGTTccaaaagtaaacaaacaaaaattacgAGATTTATGCAAGTTATTTGTTGACACCTGAGTCATATACTTTTCCAGTACTTTAGAtttaaacatacatttaaaaagtgtatgtgaaccaaacattttcaagtcatTGTCATAGTCCTTCCACATTGTAACAGCTCTAACAGAGTAAGAcattagggacattattcaggattagctctcaggcttactattcaaatgctttcacacacacacaaactactgaaagggtctcataaacacaaatcaaacactctcatacggacgagtcttgctctcataaagactactcaaacactctaagtaacactactcaaacactctcatacgcacgag contains:
- the prdm8b gene encoding PR domain zinc finger protein 8b, which codes for MEESSSHHKAQLWDGDAKAVQQCLTDIFTSVYTTCDVPESAIFGPCVLSHTSMYDSIAFIALKATDKRTAPYIFRVDTSAANSTSEGLTWLRLVQSARDKDEQNLEAYVKNGQLFYRSLRRIEKDEELLVWYGKDLVELLLLTAARVSAKSKGSSHHSCPDCSQRFQFEFPFLAHLRFRCTKRLQSLTGADEEPSRERSPDRPNATPTRSSPKHGRSEGDGSKPSTDFHNLARDMENNRTGSPLRDREAEVCSESSGKRKFSAVEDRECRRPGLPQSKSKEELATSAQNYRGVYGLEENHRSLSSSSSSETKCSAFTEVKKSVQTLKNHGGSKSPSAANSENKDRPSSSPSEKHLNIRQVLSETQPPQTPPMGSAFTSVSQGGSGSERKSAFSQPARSTYSQISPLVLPPKLLDCHPAVGDTISSSRLYQADHLAAKLQGAELGANCPVPGGVAKQSPFVYAAAAAAATFWPKNSGAVQLQMPSALTLLPPSFTSLCLPAQNWCAKCNASFRMTSDLVYHMRSHHKKEYAMEPLVKRRREEKLKCPICNESFRERHHLSRHMTSHN